The proteins below come from a single Danio aesculapii chromosome 23, fDanAes4.1, whole genome shotgun sequence genomic window:
- the stat6 gene encoding signal transducer and activator of transcription 6, with amino-acid sequence MAQWAQMTQHIQYMTTEVLNELYPITFPLDIRHYLASWIEGQQWDSFDVDNMEQESQAQILSDQMVMLLHQVAKQNPNLVERVKLQHMSKNWSVLYPQPMQLVRTIQEILRKERLILSQANMQFPPFAPPPTNGIPQQAWEEKKTDVDNLMSKVMEIQNRRQTLHQLQEELNWEKETIQGHNEMEKGAKQKRIQQIEYSATICAQERVQFLCDAVGALEQCQSSLILKIESWRWEQHRSTIGMPFDDILDHLQTWSEQLLIVNGNLRQELMLMKVDHGDAERLRTLEENLARLLKTLIQSSLVAEKQPPQVIKTQSKFSTTLRYLLGDKMAPGKPVLLKAQIITEAQARNLGQQGVIPNENVGELLNSTAILEHNTTSKNTCATFRNMSIKRIKRADRKGSESVTEEKFALLFTTEITITGCERPYSLQTISLPVVVIVHGSQEINAMATIIWDCAFSEPNRIPFLVPERVSWQQMCGALSSKFMSEVQTTRGLDPLNLRFLGQKIFDQPDHPGDFENMLVSWAQFNKEVLPGRNFTFWQWFEGAIDLTKRCLRDYWTDGLIFGFIGKQYIHCMLQDKTNGFFLLRFSDSEIGGITIAYVEPTENGGRRVQNIQPFTKKDLDSAGLGDRIRDISCISHVYPGIAKNEAFKKYFTVPSAPNADGYLPFKLTTVVNAGDVSIPSENISMNFISPSTSHAYGHDMNQDIYNQHPNRCTPSYSMPDDIMPPQPIYPTDMQVNPPDEFSEMEEFEGLLSSI; translated from the exons GGATAGCTTTGATGTGGACAACATGGAGCAGGAATCTCAGGCTCAAATACTGTCGGATCAGATGGTGATGTTGCTGCATCAAGTGGCCAAGCAGAACCCTAATCTGGTGGAGAGGGTCAAACTACAGCATATGAGCAAGAACTGG AGTGTGCTTTACCCACAACCCATGCAACTTGTGAGGACAATTCAAGAGATTCTAAGGAAAGAAAGACTCATTTTATCACAGGCT aaTATGCAGTTCCCCCCCTTTGCACCTCCACCTACCAATGGCATCCCACAACAAGCATGGGAGGAGAAAAAGACAGATGTGGACAATCTAATGTCCAAAGTTATGGAAATTCAGAATCGCCGCCAAACACTTCATCAGCTTCAAGAGGAATTGAATTGGGAGAAAGAGACGATTCAAG GTCACAATGAGATGGAAAAAGGTGCTAAACAGAAACGCATTCAGCAAATTGAGTACAGCGCGACAATTTGTGCACAG gagcGTGTACAGTTTCTTTGCGATGCCGTGGGAGCTCTGGAGCAGTGCCAGTCCTCTTTAATTCTCAAAATTGAGTCCTGGAGGTGGGAACAGCATCGATCAACCATTGGCATGCCCTTTGATGACATCCTCGACCATCTGCAGACATG GAGTGAGCAGTTGCTCATTGTGAATGGTAACCTGAGACAGGAGCTCATGCTGATGAAAGTGGACCACGGAGATGCTGAACGGCTTCGAACTTTGGAGGAAAACCTGGCACGTTTACTCAAGACTCTCATTCAGAG TTCATTGGTAGCAGAGAAACAACCTCCCCAGGTCATCAAAACTCAGTCCAAGTTTTCCACCACTTTACGCTATTTGCTGGGAGACAAGATGGCCCCTGGAAAACCTGTCCTACTAAAGGCTCAGATTATCACCGAGGCACAAGCAAGAAACCTAGGTCAACAAGGTGTCATTCCCAA TGAAAATGTAGGAGAACTTCTAAACAGTACGGCGATCTTGGAGCACAACACCACAAGCAAGAACACCTGTGCCACCTTTAGAAACATG TCTATAAAGAGGATCAAACGGGCTGACAGGAAGGGCTCTGAATCAGTGACGGAGGAAAAGTTTGCATTGTTGTTTACCACGGAAATAACCATCACCGGCTGTGAGAGGCCATACAGCCTTCAG ACCATCTCTCTTCCTGTGGTTGTAATTGTACACGGTAGTCAGGAAATCAATGCCATGGCCACCATAATATGGGACTGCGCCTTCTCTGAGCCA AACAGGATACCATTCCTCGTTCCGGAGCGTGTGTCCTGGCAACAGATGTGTGGGGCTCTTAGCAGTAAGTTCATGTCTGAGGTCCAGACGACCCGGGGCTTGGACCCATTAAACCTTCGCTTTCTGGGCCAGAAGATCTTTGATCAACCTGATCACCCTGGAGATTTCGAAAACATGCTTGTTTCCTGGGCTCAATTCAACAAG GAAGTTCTGCCTGGTCGAAACTTCACCTTCTGGCAGTGGTTTGAAGGGGCAATAGACCTTACAAAGAGATGCCTACGAGACTATTGGACAGATGG ATTGATCTTCGGCTTTATTGGAAAACAGTACATCCACTGCATGCTACAGGATAAAACCAACGGCTTCTTCCTTCTGCGCTTCAGTGACTCAGAAATCGGTGGCATCACCATTGCATATGTGGAGCCCACTGAAA ACGGAGGCAGGAGAGTCCAGAATATTCAGCCTTTCACCAAAAAGGATCTGGACTCAGCTGGCCTTGGGGATCGCATACGGGACATTAGCTGCATCAGTCATGTATATCCAGGCATTGCAAAGAACGAAGCATTTAAGAAATACTTTACAG TTCCCTCCGCTCCTAATGCTGATGGATACCTGCCTTTCAAACTTACAACAGTTGTCAACGC AGGAGATGTTAGCATACCCTCTGAGAATATCTCTATGAATTTTATTTCACCATCTACGTCTCATGCTTATGGGCACGACAT GAATCAGGACATATATAATCA ACATCCCAATCGTTGTACGCCTTCATATAGTATGCCAGATGACATCATGCCTCCTCAACCAATTTACCCAACAGACAT GCAGGTAAACCCCCCTGACGAATTCTCAGAAATGGAGGAATTTGAGGGACTTCTGTCATCTATctaa